Part of the Methylomonas sp. AM2-LC genome, CCAGGTAGCCATTGCATTGCACAATTTCCTCACCCGTCGGTTTGTTTTGCGGTGGCAGACATTTAACAGCATTGGTTATACGGCAATTGCGCAATTCCAGCCCATCATCCAAAGCCGTAGAATGTAACTGATTACTAAATCCAAAATCGTACAGCGCCTGATACAATAACAACCCCGCATAATCCCCGGTAAACGGCCGACCACTGGCATTAGCCCCATGCATCCCCGGTGCCAACCCCACCACCAGCAAACGCGCCTGCAAATCCCCAAACGGTGCCACAGGACGCGCGTGATACTGTGGATATTTTTGTTTAACATCACACAAAAAATCAGCCAGACGCGGAC contains:
- a CDS encoding uracil-DNA glycosylase, whose translation is MTAITQYFDLDCQQCPRLADFLCDVKQKYPQYHARPVAPFGDLQARLLVVGLAPGMHGANASGRPFTGDYAGLLLYQALYDFGFSNQLHSTALDDGLELRNCRITNAVKCLPPQNKPTGEEIVQCNGYLAAELQTLPEKAVILVLGNIAHQAVLRAYGLKVKAYPFGHHRVYSLPNGHHLVSSYHCSRYNVQTKRLNMQMLSDVFANIQELLVA